Proteins encoded in a region of the Streptomyces violaceoruber genome:
- a CDS encoding AraC family transcriptional regulator — MGGRSKDQRNVSAWRPRVPGVVEVFHAHYTEYAYPMHVHDAWTLLIVDDGAVRYDLDRHEHGTPHDTVSLLPPHVPHNGSPATPDGFRKRVLYLDASRLGDELIGPAVDAPDLRDPVLRRRVGQLHAALALPGDELEAESRLTLIGDRLRDHLRPGTGAAGARRDPVLARRLRELLDERVVAGIGLTEAAALVPAHPAHLVRAFSGAYGIAPHQYLMSRRVDRARRLLLAGRAPADVAGATGFYDQAHLTRHFKRLVGVTPGRYRAGGVRT; from the coding sequence ATGGGCGGCCGATCGAAGGACCAGCGGAACGTCTCCGCCTGGCGGCCCCGCGTCCCCGGCGTCGTCGAGGTCTTCCACGCCCACTACACCGAGTACGCCTATCCGATGCACGTCCACGACGCCTGGACGCTGCTCATCGTCGACGACGGCGCCGTACGGTACGACCTGGACCGGCACGAGCACGGCACCCCGCACGACACGGTGTCGCTGCTGCCGCCGCACGTGCCGCACAACGGCTCCCCGGCGACCCCGGACGGCTTCCGCAAGCGCGTCCTGTACCTGGACGCATCCCGGCTCGGCGACGAGCTGATCGGACCGGCGGTGGACGCGCCCGACCTGCGCGACCCGGTGCTGCGGCGGCGGGTCGGGCAGCTGCACGCGGCGCTCGCGCTGCCCGGGGACGAACTGGAGGCGGAGAGCCGGCTGACCCTGATCGGCGACCGGCTGCGCGACCATCTGCGGCCCGGGACCGGCGCGGCCGGCGCCCGCCGGGACCCCGTGCTCGCCCGGCGGCTGCGGGAGCTGCTCGACGAGCGGGTCGTCGCGGGGATCGGGCTGACGGAGGCGGCCGCGCTCGTGCCCGCGCACCCGGCGCACCTCGTACGGGCGTTCAGCGGCGCGTACGGCATCGCGCCGCACCAGTACCTGATGTCCCGGCGGGTCGACCGGGCCCGGCGGCTGCTGCTGGCCGGACGGGCTCCGGCGGACGTGGCCGGCGCCACCGGGTTCTACGACCAGGCCCATCTGACCCGGCACTTCAAGCGGTTGGTGGGGGTCACGCCGGGGCGGTACCGGGCCGGCGGCGTCCGGACCTGA
- a CDS encoding type III secretion system chaperone family protein: MAEAPQQKAAQALEEALKDAELEWESPESGTYVVKLPGTRKLSTTVSLRLGRHSLSLNAFVVRHPDENEPAVHRWLLERNLKLYGIGYAVDRLGDIYVTAKLPLAAVTPDEIDRLLGQVLEAADGAFNTLLELGFASAIRKEYEWRTARGESTRNLEAFQHLIERSGD, encoded by the coding sequence ATGGCTGAGGCACCACAGCAGAAGGCAGCGCAGGCCCTCGAGGAGGCGCTGAAGGACGCCGAGCTGGAGTGGGAGAGCCCCGAGTCCGGCACCTACGTCGTCAAGCTCCCCGGCACCCGCAAGCTGTCGACGACGGTCTCCCTCCGCCTCGGACGCCACTCCCTCTCCCTCAACGCCTTCGTCGTCCGCCACCCCGACGAGAACGAACCGGCCGTCCACCGCTGGCTGCTGGAACGCAACCTCAAGCTCTACGGCATCGGTTACGCCGTCGACCGCCTCGGCGACATCTACGTCACCGCGAAACTCCCCCTGGCCGCCGTCACCCCCGACGAGATCGACCGCCTCCTCGGCCAGGTCCTGGAGGCCGCCGACGGCGCCTTCAACACCCTGCTGGAGCTGGGCTTCGCCTCCGCCATCCGCAAGGAGTACGAGTGGCGCACCGCGCGCGGCGAGTCGACGCGGAACCTGGAGGCGTTCCAGCACCTGATCGAGCGCTCCGGCGACTGA
- a CDS encoding DUF2000 domain-containing protein, whose protein sequence is MSTHEAAPQTPRAPEAETPVRFDTKIAVLLREDLETWQRLNVTAFLVSGLGKQFPEVIGEPYEDADAVGYLPMFRQPVLVFEGTKETLTTAHARVLSRALPRALFTSDLFATGNDRDNRAAVRAVATADLDLVGLAVYGPKNAVDKVLKGARMHP, encoded by the coding sequence ATGAGCACGCACGAAGCAGCCCCCCAGACTCCCAGGGCTCCCGAGGCCGAGACCCCCGTCCGCTTCGACACCAAGATCGCCGTACTGCTGCGCGAGGACCTGGAGACCTGGCAGCGCCTCAACGTCACGGCGTTCCTGGTCAGCGGCCTGGGCAAGCAGTTCCCCGAGGTGATCGGGGAGCCCTACGAGGACGCGGACGCGGTCGGTTACCTGCCGATGTTCCGCCAGCCTGTGCTGGTCTTCGAGGGCACGAAGGAGACGCTGACGACCGCCCACGCGCGCGTACTGTCCCGCGCCCTGCCCCGCGCCCTCTTCACGTCCGACCTCTTCGCCACGGGCAACGACCGCGACAACCGCGCGGCGGTACGGGCGGTGGCGACGGCGGACCTGGACCTGGTGGGTCTCGCGGTGTACGGCCCGAAGAACGCGGTGGACAAGGTGCTGAAGGGTGCGCGGATGCACCCGTGA